The Pseudomonas sp. FP198 genomic interval CAGCAGCGTGCGGTCCAGCAGCCGCCGGTTGTCGCACAGTTCACTCAGGTCGATGTCGTCGCTGGATTCGTGAAAATCGCTTTCGTCGAACGTGCTCAGTGGCGGTTGCGCATAGAAACGGCGGAAGTGATTGCGTATCAGGTTCAAGGCAATACCGCATAGCCAGGTGTCCGGCTTGGCCAACCCCTTGAATTTTTCCTGGTTGCGCCAGGCTTCCAGATACGTGAGTTGGATGATGTCGTCGGCGTCGTCCTGATTGAGTACACGCTTTTGCACAAACAGACGCAGCTTACGCTCCTCGCCGAAGCTGACACCGGGCGCACTCGGACGTGTCGGTGAGGTTTGCGGGGGAAGCATGAGGTTCAGGCTGTTCATCAATAAATCCCTCTGAATGGGTTCCCTGGTGTCGACGGGTGTGTCGACGTTTCCCCTTCAGCAGGACCTGTGCCAAGCCGGGTTTAACGCTTATCCGTCTGAAATTTAAGAGATTTTTATTAGTGCAAGTGCTCTATTTGTGCAAGGCCGTGCACGACTTTCCCGACGTCCACTGCATGAAATTGCACCGACCGGCTCTTCGGGAAACGGTCCGCGGACGACTCGGTTGTTCGCTTTAGAAAAGCCGGTGACGGCGATGGAACCGAATGGTGGATCACCGCCACCCACTGAGCGTCCGAAACCACGCTCCCGGCCATCATGAAAGTAGAAGCCCCGACAAATGCGCACATTGCCGCCAATCTCGCCCAGGCCGTTTCGGCGGTCGCGGGCGTTGGCAGGCCTGTCGAGTCGTCGCAGGCCACGCAGTCCAGTTCGATGGAGGAGGTCGGCATGACCTTCAGCCATCATGTGGAACGCAATACCAAGGCGCTGAACCAGCGTCGCATCCGTAACGCCCGCAGCGAGGTGGGCCAGGTGCGGGTCGAGACCCGTGAACAACTGGAGGAGTGGTACGACCAACTCGGCCACCCAGGCAAGCAGAGCCTGGGCGCCATGGCTGCCCAGGCCGGCGTGTTGCTCGGTGGCCAGCCGGTACTTGAAGAGCTGGTGCAATCGACTGGCGGAGATCCGGCCCGCACCGACCTGATCCTGAAGCAGGCACTGCTGGACGCCGAGGCGCAGGGGCGTCTCGTCGAAGCCAAGCGTGCCCGCGACTATCTGCAACTGTTGCGCGAGCGTTATGGCGCGCAGATCCAGGCCGGCATGAACATCGCCGAGGCCCTGCGGGCCTCCGGTGGCGATCCGGAACTGCGCCAGGCGGTACGGCGCCTCTATTACGACACCGTGGTGCTCAAGCAATCCTTGCCGACCATGATGCAGGCGTTGCTTGGCCTGTTCGGCGAAGCGGCATTCGTCTCGGGGCTCGACATGATGCGCCGCGCGCTGGCTGATGACATCGCCGCCCATGCGCCTTCGCGGCCTACCGCTCTGTTACGCACATTGCTGATCGGCCTCGCGGCCTCGACGCAACTGAGCAGCGTGCTGCAAAGCTGTCGCCGTTTGCTCGAGCAACTGGCCTACAGTTGCCCGGCCAGCCAGCTCACGGCCGTGCTGTTGCTCCAGCGCATGCTGGGGTTTGTCAGCAGCGGCCTGTCTTCGGCGGAGGTGCGTCGCATCGGCCGCGAATTGGGCGGCGATCAGGAGCGCGACCAACTGGTCTCCTTGAACGGCTTGTACCCCTTGCTCAAGCGTTTGCCGCTGGCGCTCTGGCGCGATGCCAAAAGCCGCCAGAGCGCGCTGAAGAATCTGCTGGTGCTGCTCGATGAGCGTTCCCGTGGCGAGACCCGTGGACAGACCGCCGAACCGGTCATTGGAGCGCGGCCATGATCGCCATGCTGAACAAAGTCGCCCAGGCGGCGGTGCAACGTATCGAGGTGGCCGGCGCGTTCGTGGTGCTCGGCATCGTGTTCATGCTGATCCTGCCGTTGCCGACGGCGGTGGTCGATGCGCTGATCGCCATCAACATCTGCATCTCCTGCCTGCTGATCGTGCTCTCGCTGTACCTGCCGCGTCCGTTGGCGTTTTCCTCGTTCCCGGCGGTGCTGTTGCTGACCACGTTGTTCCGGCTGGCGCTGTCGGTGGCGACCACGCGCTTGATTCTCCTCCAGGGCGACGCGGGTCATATCGTCCAGGCGTTCGGCAATTTCGTGGTGGGGGGCAACCTTGCGGTCGGGCTGGTCATCTTCCTGATCCTGACGGTGGTCAACTTCCTGGTGATCACCAAGGGCTCCGAGCGGGTCGCCGAAGTCGCGGCGCGGTTCACGCTGGACGCGCT includes:
- a CDS encoding RNA polymerase sigma factor; protein product: MNSLNLMLPPQTSPTRPSAPGVSFGEERKLRLFVQKRVLNQDDADDIIQLTYLEAWRNQEKFKGLAKPDTWLCGIALNLIRNHFRRFYAQPPLSTFDESDFHESSDDIDLSELCDNRRLLDRTLLAMDALPKDMRDTLWTAVDTESSYRDAAERLGVPIGTVRSRLFRAREQLKKSVYGETRP
- a CDS encoding TyeA family type III secretion system gatekeeper subunit, with translation MKVEAPTNAHIAANLAQAVSAVAGVGRPVESSQATQSSSMEEVGMTFSHHVERNTKALNQRRIRNARSEVGQVRVETREQLEEWYDQLGHPGKQSLGAMAAQAGVLLGGQPVLEELVQSTGGDPARTDLILKQALLDAEAQGRLVEAKRARDYLQLLRERYGAQIQAGMNIAEALRASGGDPELRQAVRRLYYDTVVLKQSLPTMMQALLGLFGEAAFVSGLDMMRRALADDIAAHAPSRPTALLRTLLIGLAASTQLSSVLQSCRRLLEQLAYSCPASQLTAVLLLQRMLGFVSSGLSSAEVRRIGRELGGDQERDQLVSLNGLYPLLKRLPLALWRDAKSRQSALKNLLVLLDERSRGETRGQTAEPVIGARP